Proteins encoded in a region of the Anopheles ziemanni chromosome 2, idAnoZiCoDA_A2_x.2, whole genome shotgun sequence genome:
- the LOC131293728 gene encoding LOW QUALITY PROTEIN: uncharacterized protein LOC131293728 (The sequence of the model RefSeq protein was modified relative to this genomic sequence to represent the inferred CDS: inserted 1 base in 1 codon): MSRNYFKYSETALEKPVDMVRRGSSVRKAAAAHGVPETTVRRWLKLQQLRSPGKPTVLSAEEEKLITEWICLSAQTGFPVDAKRLKASVAYFLRVSGKPNPFTSGIPGLKWLKLFLGRHPDISRRIPSALSKQRTTVSEIQIRNWFNEIRSYIENQKLQHILEKPECVFNMDETAVRMVPTKEQVLAKTGEKYVHTRNGNSEKESYTALFAANAQGTLAPPMLLFPYKQRLPSEIVRSAPSGWSIGRNKSGWMTQETFFEYLKNVFLPWVKKTGVPLPIIIFVDGHTTHVSYETVEFCRKXSDYTHFSIPQLDPCTAAFGRVLFLTLKSPMEQALDRIPRFVCRRTTTKAHSRPASKKIG; encoded by the exons ATGTCGCGAAATTACTTCAAATATTCTGAAACTGCACTTGAAAAACCCGTGGACATGGTAAGGAGAGGCAGTTCTGTTCGTAAAGCAGCTGCTGCTCACGGTGTTCCGGAGACCACGGTACGCAGATGGTTGAAGCTGCAACAGCTACGTTCACCGGGGAAACCTACTGTTTTGAGTGCGGAAGAGGAAAAGTTGATAACTGAATGGATTTGCTTGTCGGCTCAAACGGGGTTTCCGGTCGATGCCAAACGGTTGAAGGCATCAGTTGCTTATTTTCTTCGTGTGTCTGGAAAACCTAACCCTTTCACATCGGGGATCCCCGGTCTTAAGTGGCTGAAATTATTCTTGGGGCGCCATCCTGACATCTCTCGTCGTATTCCGAGTGCACTGTCCAAGCAGCGCACCACCGTTTCAGAAATCCAAATCCGAAACTGGTTCAATGAAATACGTTCTTACATTGAAAACCAAAAACTTCAACATATTCTGGAAAAGCCCGAGTGTGTGTTCAACATGGACGAAACGGCGGTTCGGATGGTGCCAACAAAAGAACAAGTATTAGCCAAAACTGGTGAAAAATATGTCCACACCAGAAATGGGAATTCAGAAAAGGAAAGTTATACAGCCCTGTTTGCAGCCAATGCACAAGGTACTCTGGCACCACCGATGCTGCTCTTCCCATACAAGCAAAGGCTGCCGAGTGAAATCGTACGAAGTGCACCATCGGGTTGGTCAATTGGACGGAACAAATCGGGATGGATGACgcaagaaacattttttgaatatttgaaaaatgtttttcttccctggGTGAAAAAGACTGGAGTACCGCTGCCGATTATCATTTTTGTCGACGGTCATACTACGCATGTGTCGTATGAGACTGTTGAGTTTTGTCGAA AGTCAGATTACACTCATTTCTCTATTCCCCAACTCGACCCATGTACTGCAGCCTTTGGACGTGTCCTTTTTCTGACCCTTAAAAGTCCAATGGAACAAGCACTTGATCGAATACCGCGTTTTGTATGCCGGCGAACAACGACCAAAGCACATAGTCGCCCCGCTTCTAAAAAAATCGGTTGA